The Amycolatopsis solani genome has a window encoding:
- a CDS encoding response regulator transcription factor: MDDSRAYEPLGTDLARPVVVFVEDEADLVAMAGDYLRRDGFQVVTASDTRSAAAALREHHADLMVLDLGLPDGNGLDLLRGVRAGRHLPVIILTGWGSERERVVGLELGADDYVVKPFSLPELAARIRAVLRRSRRPEADPVLRHGTLTIDTASHEVTADGERLALTPLEYALLAFLAAEPRRVFTTAQLRSAGWGWASERQNPSVVEHVYRLRRKLTDAGVDRPRIVTVRGTGYRLDP; the protein is encoded by the coding sequence ATGGACGACAGCCGGGCTTACGAGCCGCTCGGCACGGACCTCGCCAGACCGGTCGTGGTGTTCGTCGAAGACGAAGCGGACCTCGTCGCGATGGCCGGGGACTACCTGCGCCGCGACGGCTTCCAGGTCGTGACGGCGAGCGACACGCGGTCGGCTGCCGCGGCACTGCGCGAGCACCACGCCGACCTGATGGTGCTCGATCTCGGGCTGCCCGACGGCAATGGGCTGGACCTGCTGCGCGGGGTCCGCGCCGGCCGGCACCTGCCGGTGATCATCCTGACCGGCTGGGGCAGCGAACGCGAGCGGGTCGTCGGCCTGGAGCTGGGCGCCGACGACTACGTGGTCAAACCGTTCTCCCTCCCGGAACTGGCCGCCCGGATCCGGGCGGTCCTGCGCCGCAGCCGCCGTCCGGAGGCCGACCCGGTGCTCCGCCACGGCACGCTCACGATCGACACCGCCTCCCACGAGGTTACCGCCGACGGCGAGCGGCTTGCCCTCACCCCGCTGGAGTACGCGCTGCTGGCCTTCCTCGCCGCCGAGCCACGCCGCGTCTTCACGACCGCGCAGCTGCGGTCCGCGGGCTGGGGGTGGGCGAGCGAGCGCCAGAACCCGTCGGTCGTCGAACACGTCTACCGGCTGCGTCGCAAGCTCACCGACGCCGGGGTGGACCGGCCCCGCATCGTCACCGTGCGCGGCACCGGCTACCGGCTGGACCCGTGA
- a CDS encoding acyl-CoA dehydrogenase family protein: MTKTARDTSEAAEALVARARAAVPVLAAHAGATDQQGRVAPESLEVLRAAGLFALGTPVEFGGTDVDLPTQVRVLSELARGCPSSAWLVTISAGTKEHFSKLFPKEVLADVYPQPDVRWCGGATPGEAVAAPGGVRVSGRWAYASGAEDAHWALLSVVSVADGVPQVGGALVPMSELAIDRTWRVAGLQGTGSHTVVADDVFVPAERTVQFPLGPGGAPDVTLGEPLSIVSQSVAVVGVLAGAARGALDVVEAVVGTRKPPMSPYDSLAESASARHVFATAKHMVTSGCDRLLSLADRIADQAPGEEVTDVQRSALRMELVSVLQQFLRAVDLLLDLHGSSAFALGNPLQRFWRDINVGARHAQVTSYLTIENHGLLVTGAGGPLLMG; encoded by the coding sequence ATGACGAAGACGGCTCGAGACACGTCGGAGGCGGCCGAGGCCCTGGTTGCGCGCGCACGTGCGGCGGTGCCGGTGCTGGCCGCGCACGCTGGTGCCACCGACCAGCAGGGCCGCGTTGCCCCGGAAAGCCTCGAGGTGTTGCGTGCGGCCGGCCTGTTCGCGCTGGGCACGCCGGTCGAGTTCGGCGGCACGGACGTCGATCTGCCCACGCAGGTGCGAGTGCTGTCCGAATTGGCGCGGGGCTGTCCGTCCTCGGCATGGCTGGTGACGATCTCGGCGGGAACGAAGGAGCATTTTTCCAAGCTGTTCCCCAAGGAGGTGCTCGCGGACGTCTACCCCCAGCCCGACGTGCGGTGGTGCGGCGGTGCGACGCCCGGCGAGGCCGTGGCGGCCCCGGGCGGGGTGCGGGTCAGCGGGCGGTGGGCTTACGCCTCCGGGGCCGAGGACGCTCACTGGGCGTTGTTGTCCGTGGTGTCCGTGGCCGACGGTGTGCCTCAGGTGGGCGGTGCACTCGTGCCGATGTCCGAACTGGCCATCGACCGGACCTGGCGGGTGGCCGGTTTGCAGGGCACGGGCAGCCACACGGTGGTCGCCGACGATGTTTTCGTACCCGCGGAGCGAACGGTCCAGTTCCCGCTCGGCCCCGGTGGCGCCCCCGACGTCACGCTCGGAGAGCCGCTGAGCATCGTCTCCCAGTCGGTCGCGGTCGTGGGGGTGCTGGCCGGGGCGGCGCGCGGCGCACTGGACGTCGTAGAGGCCGTGGTCGGTACACGCAAGCCTCCGATGTCGCCGTACGACAGCCTCGCCGAGTCGGCCTCGGCGAGGCATGTGTTCGCCACCGCCAAGCACATGGTGACCAGCGGTTGCGACCGGTTGCTCAGCCTGGCGGACCGGATCGCCGACCAGGCCCCCGGTGAAGAGGTCACCGACGTGCAGCGGTCCGCTTTGCGGATGGAGCTGGTCTCCGTTCTCCAGCAGTTCCTGCGGGCGGTCGACCTGCTGCTGGATCTCCACGGCTCCAGCGCCTTCGCCCTCGGCAACCCGTTGCAACGGTTCTGGCGGGACATCAACGTCGGCGCCCGCCACGCCCAGGTCACGTCCTACCTCACCATCGAGAACCACGGCCTGCTGGTGACCGGGGCGGGTGGACCGCTCCTCATGGGCTGA
- a CDS encoding hybrid sensor histidine kinase/response regulator: MTPGAAGLDYRLLFEHLPSPYLVMTADFTIVTINDAYARATMIDPAEVAGKPMFEVFPDNPDDPDADGVGNLRRSLQTVVETGRADAMALQRYDIRQPDGRFVVRYWSPINSPVLDDAGRVTLIVHRVQDVTELVTLREQDRERAAAQVEQMEADLFSRARDLQEANQQLRDANAALAVVTAELRAQQRAKDRFIATLSHELRNPLASATAALDVLGLDVTGHPAQAVLERQLTALSRLTGDLLDAARVVTGNLRATRTPLDLRALVHAALDDLPASLPRPEVTLPGEPVPIDGDPVRLGQLLTNLLDNARKHTDDTTDVTVQLRVRDGHAELRVRDTGPGFDPAVAGTLFDPFTRATTGTRASSGLGLGLAIVRGIAELHDGDVEAHSAGPGTGATFTVRIPLTAKTAPPAEKHAAYPALRMLLVDDNADLAEMTAIMLRRRGNAVTVATNAGDALATAGSTTFDVVLCDLALGEDTDGYEIARTLRRSARHRDALLVAVSGFSQDVDVDRGRAAGFDAHFAKPLDLTELELLLAQRAGDRPQE; the protein is encoded by the coding sequence GTGACCCCCGGAGCCGCGGGGCTCGACTACCGCCTGCTGTTCGAGCACCTGCCCTCGCCGTACCTGGTGATGACGGCCGATTTCACGATCGTCACCATCAACGACGCCTACGCGCGGGCCACCATGATCGACCCGGCCGAGGTCGCCGGGAAACCGATGTTCGAGGTGTTCCCGGACAACCCCGACGACCCGGACGCCGACGGCGTCGGCAACCTGCGGCGGTCGCTGCAGACGGTCGTAGAGACGGGGCGGGCGGACGCGATGGCCCTGCAGCGCTACGACATCCGCCAGCCGGACGGCCGGTTCGTCGTGCGGTACTGGAGCCCGATCAACAGCCCGGTCCTCGACGACGCCGGGCGGGTGACCCTCATCGTGCACCGCGTGCAGGACGTCACGGAGCTGGTCACCCTGCGGGAGCAGGACCGGGAACGCGCCGCGGCCCAGGTCGAGCAGATGGAGGCGGACCTGTTCTCCCGCGCCCGCGACCTGCAGGAAGCCAACCAGCAGCTGCGCGACGCGAACGCCGCCCTCGCCGTCGTCACCGCGGAGCTGCGGGCCCAGCAGCGGGCCAAGGACCGGTTCATCGCCACCTTGTCGCACGAACTGCGCAACCCGCTCGCGTCCGCGACCGCCGCGCTGGACGTGCTCGGGCTCGACGTCACCGGCCACCCGGCCCAGGCGGTCCTGGAGCGCCAGCTCACCGCCCTCAGCCGGCTCACCGGTGACCTGCTCGACGCCGCCCGCGTCGTGACCGGCAACCTCCGCGCCACCCGCACCCCGCTGGACCTCCGCGCCCTCGTCCACGCGGCGCTCGACGACCTGCCCGCGTCCCTCCCCCGCCCCGAAGTCACCCTCCCCGGCGAACCGGTGCCGATCGACGGCGACCCCGTCCGCCTCGGCCAGCTGCTGACCAACCTGCTGGACAACGCGCGCAAGCACACCGACGACACCACCGATGTCACCGTGCAGCTGCGGGTGCGCGACGGCCACGCGGAACTGCGCGTCCGCGACACCGGGCCCGGCTTCGACCCCGCGGTCGCCGGCACCCTCTTCGACCCGTTCACGCGGGCCACCACCGGCACCCGCGCGTCGAGCGGCCTCGGCCTCGGGCTCGCCATCGTCCGCGGCATCGCCGAACTCCACGACGGCGACGTCGAGGCCCACAGCGCCGGCCCGGGGACCGGAGCGACCTTCACCGTCCGCATCCCGCTCACCGCCAAGACCGCTCCGCCGGCCGAGAAGCACGCCGCCTACCCGGCATTGCGGATGCTCCTCGTGGACGACAACGCCGACTTGGCCGAGATGACCGCGATCATGCTGCGCCGCCGCGGGAACGCCGTCACGGTGGCCACCAACGCCGGCGACGCACTGGCGACCGCCGGTTCCACCACGTTCGACGTCGTCCTGTGCGACCTCGCACTCGGCGAGGACACCGACGGCTACGAGATCGCCCGGACGCTGCGCCGGAGCGCCCGCCACCGGGACGCCCTGCTGGTGGCGGTCTCCGGGTTCAGCCAGGACGTCGACGTCGACCGCGGCCGAGCCGCCGGGTTCGACGCCCACTTCGCCAAACCGCTCGACCTCACCGAGCTGGAACTCCTGCTGGCGCAGCGCGCCGGTGACCGCCCACAGGAGTGA
- a CDS encoding ATP-binding protein, producing MTDLHLEPEFRSRSTVVTAGGALTPATASRLRDGVLKFATDAPDCVVVDIRDLTVEHERLLSVFAVIAARIDDWPGVSFALVADRPEHVAGLRARSIGEFVAVHPDVVTAEQARDEAPRRRAVRELAPTVSASALARRFVAETCTRWAVPEYTEDAQLIATELVENTVEHTTSPARVRLELRRALMRVAVADDDPRPAVRRERLTPVEPGLGLQLVAQTARTWGCSRSWLGGKVVWAVLRSPDPSTKGSHGQ from the coding sequence GTGACCGACCTGCATCTCGAACCGGAGTTCCGCTCCCGGTCCACGGTGGTGACCGCCGGCGGAGCGCTGACCCCGGCGACCGCGTCCCGGTTGCGTGATGGGGTCCTCAAGTTCGCGACGGACGCGCCGGACTGCGTCGTCGTCGACATCCGCGACCTCACCGTCGAGCACGAACGGCTGCTCAGCGTGTTCGCGGTGATCGCCGCGCGGATCGACGACTGGCCGGGCGTGTCGTTCGCGTTGGTCGCGGACCGGCCCGAGCACGTCGCGGGTTTGCGGGCCCGGTCGATCGGCGAGTTCGTCGCCGTGCACCCGGACGTGGTCACCGCCGAGCAGGCGCGGGACGAGGCTCCACGCCGGCGGGCCGTCCGGGAGCTGGCGCCGACGGTGTCGGCCTCGGCCCTGGCGCGGCGGTTCGTCGCCGAGACCTGCACGCGGTGGGCGGTTCCGGAGTACACCGAAGACGCGCAGCTGATCGCGACCGAGCTGGTCGAGAACACCGTCGAGCACACGACTTCGCCGGCCCGGGTGCGGCTGGAGCTGCGCCGCGCGCTGATGCGGGTGGCGGTGGCGGACGACGATCCACGGCCCGCCGTGCGGCGCGAACGCCTGACGCCGGTCGAGCCGGGCCTGGGCCTGCAGCTGGTGGCGCAGACCGCGCGGACCTGGGGCTGCAGCCGCTCCTGGCTGGGTGGCAAGGTCGTCTGGGCGGTCCTGCGGTCCCCCGATCCGTCAACGAAAGGTA